The nucleotide window TTGGGGAAACTCTTGCTGGGCAATCTGAAGCGCTTTTCCTTGGTGATTAAAGAGAATTGCCCTTGAGCTGGTGGTTCCCTGATCTAGTGCTAGAATATACTGCTCCATCCTTTTCACCTCCTACTGAGCATCATTTATTATACGAGCGTTTAATCTCAAGTGCTTTCCCTGGATAGTCTGTGATAATGGCACTGATCTTTTGCTGAAATAGCTGCTTCATATGCTCCTCATGATTGACTGTAAAGGGGCGAACAGCCATCCCCTGCTGTAATGCTTCTATGCCAATGGGAGAGAATGCGATGGGATAATAACAATGCAGAGCTGAAGCACCGAGTCGCTTCGCATACTCCCATGGCTCAAACAGCCCCTCCATAAACAGAATACCCGTCTCCATCTCTGGAGCTAGCTGCTTTGTTTTGACCAAGCTATAGTGATTAAAGGAAGAGAGAATCACCCGATCCTCCAGCTGATGCTGACGGACAAGCTGAATCACCTGATCTTCAATCCCTTCATATTGGATATGATCTGTCTTCAATTCGATATTTACTTGTAGTGGCGTCTCACGAATCAACGTGAATACCTCTTCTAGCGTAGGAATGGTTTCCTGTTCATAGCTAGGGTGGAACCACGAGCCTGCATCCAACTGTTTTAACTCCTGCAATGAATGATCCTTTACAAAGCCCGTTCCATTGGTGGTTCGATCCACCTTCTCATCATGAATGACCACCACTTGCTTATCACGAGTTAAGTGAACATCCAGTTCAATCCCATCAGCACCCAGTCTAACAGCTTCTCTGAAGGCAGCCATCGTATTCTCAGGATGCGTTCCCTTACTCCCACGATGAGCGAAAATTTTTGCTTGATCCATTTTCATTCCACCTCGCGTGATCCTTCATCACATGAATCCTTACTTATTTCGCTATGCGATTGGCTGTCTCAATAATACGATTAGTTTCTTCCGCTGCACGGTTTAATGCTTCCTGTGGATCCATACCACCATAGAGATTCTCCAGTGCCGTGACCACCTGCTGACGTGATTCAGGAAAGACAGAAATCAGTGCTCCCTGCGTGGCATAGGATGGCTTCGTCGATTGTAATTGATCCACCGTCACCTTTAATTGGGGATATTGCTCCCATTGTTCCTTGACGAGATCTTGCTCATACGCTTCGGGATTGATGGCGAAATAGCCTGTACTCACATGCCATTTCGCCTGAATCTCTGGTGTGGTGAGGAATTTCATAAACTCCCAAGCCCCTGCTTGCTGTTCTTCTGAGATCCCTTTCGACATCCAGAGCGAAGCACCTCCTATGATTACACCTTGGGGTTCGAGCCCATCAGGATGAGGGATGAAGGCTACCCCAACATCAAAGCTTGCATTATCAATGGTCCCACGGGTCCCTGCAGATGAATCCATATACATGGCCACCTTTTCTGATTGAAAAGCTGCACGAATATCATCCCAATTGGTACCGAAATTGCCGAAGGTACCTGCCTTATTCATTTCATCAAGGAAGCGGAAGATACGTAGGCCTTCCTCTCC belongs to Rubeoparvulum massiliense and includes:
- a CDS encoding glycerophosphodiester phosphodiesterase; this translates as MDQAKIFAHRGSKGTHPENTMAAFREAVRLGADGIELDVHLTRDKQVVVIHDEKVDRTTNGTGFVKDHSLQELKQLDAGSWFHPSYEQETIPTLEEVFTLIRETPLQVNIELKTDHIQYEGIEDQVIQLVRQHQLEDRVILSSFNHYSLVKTKQLAPEMETGILFMEGLFEPWEYAKRLGASALHCYYPIAFSPIGIEALQQGMAVRPFTVNHEEHMKQLFQQKISAIITDYPGKALEIKRSYNK